Proteins co-encoded in one Kutzneria chonburiensis genomic window:
- a CDS encoding carbohydrate ABC transporter permease: MMAVLTTGKRVQWSVIDVIVVVYALVPVLWTLSLSFKSKATIGDGSFIPKEWSFQSYLDIFQTNDFLLALVNSIGISLIATAIAVVLGTMAAYAIARLDFPGKTALVGFSLLVAMFPQVSLVSPLFSIERSLNLFDTWPGLILPYITFALPLAIYTLSAFFREIPWELEKAAKMDGATPGQAFRRVIAPLAAPGVFTTAILVFIFCWNDFLFAISLTATTRSRTVPAALQFFTGASQFEDPTGQICAAAVVITIPIVLFVLFFQRRIVAGLTSGAVKG; encoded by the coding sequence ATGATGGCCGTGCTCACGACCGGAAAACGCGTGCAGTGGTCGGTCATCGACGTCATCGTGGTGGTGTACGCGCTGGTGCCGGTGCTGTGGACGCTGTCGCTGTCGTTCAAGTCCAAGGCCACCATCGGCGACGGCTCCTTCATCCCGAAGGAGTGGTCGTTCCAGAGTTACCTGGACATCTTCCAGACCAACGACTTCCTGCTGGCGCTGGTCAATTCGATCGGTATTTCGCTGATCGCCACCGCGATCGCCGTGGTGCTGGGCACGATGGCCGCCTATGCCATTGCCCGGCTGGACTTCCCCGGCAAGACCGCGCTGGTCGGTTTCTCGTTGCTGGTGGCGATGTTCCCTCAGGTGTCGCTGGTCTCGCCGCTGTTCTCCATCGAGCGGTCGCTCAACCTGTTCGACACCTGGCCCGGCCTGATCCTGCCGTACATCACGTTCGCGCTGCCGCTGGCCATCTACACCCTGTCCGCGTTCTTCCGGGAAATCCCGTGGGAACTGGAGAAAGCCGCGAAGATGGACGGGGCGACACCGGGGCAGGCCTTTCGGCGGGTGATCGCGCCGCTGGCCGCGCCGGGCGTGTTCACCACCGCGATCCTGGTGTTCATCTTCTGCTGGAACGACTTCCTGTTCGCCATCTCGCTCACCGCGACCACCCGTTCCCGCACGGTGCCGGCCGCGCTCCAGTTCTTCACCGGCGCCTCCCAGTTCGAGGACCCGACCGGGCAGATCTGCGCGGCGGCGGTGGTGATCACGATTCCTATCGTGCTGTTCGTGCTGTTCTTCCAGCGCCGCATCGTGGCGGGGCTGACCTCCGGCGCCGTGAAGGGGTGA
- a CDS encoding ABC transporter ATP-binding protein, whose translation MAEIVLDKVSKRYPDGALAVSEVNIEIADGEFVILVGPSGCGKSTTLNMIAGLEDITGGELRIGGQRMNERAPKDRDIAMVFQSYALYPHMTVRENMAFPLRLAKMDNAAVKAKVEEAAQILDLTAHLDRRPANLSGGQRQRVAMGRAIVRSPKAFLMDEPLSNLDAKLRGQMRTSVSRLQKQLGTTTVYVTHDQTEAMTLGDRVVVLRGGVVQQIGAPQFLYDHPANLFVAGFIGAPSMNFLPATLENGALATPLGQVTLTDRVRRAAEAAAAPRDVIMGVRPEHFEDAVLVDPAALARGTTFDAHVEVLESMGAEKYAYFSVEGGEAHASDLADLAADAGSAGVPDAGSQVVTRLSAASTVAEGQPTKFWFDADQVQLFDPTSGANLTYMAD comes from the coding sequence ATGGCCGAGATCGTGCTGGACAAGGTGAGCAAGCGGTACCCGGACGGCGCGCTGGCGGTGTCCGAGGTGAACATCGAGATCGCCGACGGCGAGTTCGTCATCCTGGTCGGGCCGTCGGGCTGCGGCAAGTCGACCACGCTCAACATGATCGCCGGGTTGGAGGACATCACCGGCGGCGAGCTGCGCATCGGCGGGCAGCGGATGAACGAGCGGGCGCCCAAGGACCGGGACATCGCCATGGTGTTCCAGTCCTACGCGCTCTACCCGCACATGACCGTGCGGGAGAACATGGCCTTTCCGCTGCGACTGGCCAAAATGGACAATGCGGCGGTGAAGGCCAAGGTGGAGGAGGCGGCGCAGATCCTCGACCTGACCGCGCACCTGGACCGCCGCCCGGCCAACCTGTCCGGCGGGCAACGCCAGCGGGTGGCGATGGGGCGGGCGATCGTCCGCAGCCCCAAGGCCTTCCTGATGGACGAGCCACTGTCCAATTTGGACGCCAAGCTGCGCGGGCAGATGCGCACCTCGGTGTCACGGCTGCAGAAACAGCTGGGCACCACCACGGTGTACGTCACGCACGACCAGACCGAGGCGATGACCCTCGGCGACCGGGTGGTGGTGTTGCGTGGCGGTGTCGTGCAACAGATCGGTGCCCCGCAGTTCCTCTACGACCACCCGGCGAACCTGTTCGTGGCCGGCTTCATCGGCGCCCCGTCGATGAACTTCCTGCCGGCGACACTCGAGAACGGCGCGCTGGCCACGCCGTTGGGCCAGGTCACGCTGACCGACCGGGTCCGGCGGGCGGCCGAGGCGGCCGCCGCGCCGCGTGACGTGATCATGGGCGTGCGGCCGGAGCACTTCGAGGACGCCGTCCTGGTCGACCCGGCGGCGCTGGCCCGCGGCACGACCTTCGACGCGCACGTGGAGGTGCTGGAGTCGATGGGCGCGGAGAAGTACGCCTACTTCTCCGTGGAAGGCGGCGAGGCGCACGCGAGTGACCTGGCCGACCTGGCGGCCGACGCGGGCTCCGCCGGTGTGCCGGACGCGGGCAGCCAGGTCGTCACGCGGCTGTCCGCGGCCTCGACCGTGGCCGAAGGGCAGCCGACGAAGTTCTGGTTCGACGCCGACCAGGTGCAGCTGTTCGACCCCACTTCTGGAGCAAACCTCACCTATATGGCCGATTAA
- a CDS encoding DUF2332 domain-containing protein: MLAKLFRDISASCLPGSPLTHGLLNAAADDLDAGGVTTRVMAGSERDRPGTVPGLRFAAALHHLVLDGRAPDLAALYPSVGGELRLSELWPAAEAVLKEREAEVRQLVRANAVQTNEPGRNGPLYGGLLVASERVGGLPVRQLEVGASGGLNLRPHKVAYRLADGTVLGDPDSALQLDPEWTGRPPADLSRPSCWTAAPAATRTRST, encoded by the coding sequence GTGCTGGCCAAGCTCTTCCGCGACATCTCCGCCTCGTGCCTGCCCGGCAGTCCGCTGACCCACGGGCTGCTCAACGCCGCCGCCGACGACCTGGACGCGGGCGGCGTCACCACACGCGTGATGGCCGGCTCGGAACGGGATCGCCCGGGCACCGTGCCGGGGCTGCGCTTTGCCGCCGCGCTGCATCACCTGGTGCTGGACGGCCGTGCGCCCGATCTGGCGGCGCTGTACCCGAGTGTCGGCGGCGAGCTGCGGCTGTCGGAGTTGTGGCCGGCGGCGGAGGCCGTGCTCAAGGAGCGCGAGGCCGAGGTGCGGCAGCTGGTGCGTGCGAATGCCGTGCAGACCAACGAACCCGGCCGCAACGGTCCGCTGTACGGCGGGCTGCTGGTGGCTTCGGAACGGGTCGGCGGATTGCCGGTGCGGCAGTTGGAGGTCGGCGCCAGCGGCGGCCTGAACCTGCGTCCGCACAAGGTCGCCTATCGGTTGGCCGACGGGACCGTGCTCGGGGATCCGGACAGCGCGCTGCAACTGGACCCGGAGTGGACGGGCCGGCCGCCGGCCGACCTGAGCCGACCCTCGTGCTGGACAGCCGCGCCGGCTGCGACACGCACCCGGTCGACGTGA
- a CDS encoding DUF2332 family protein codes for MLDSRAGCDTHPVDVTTTAGQLRLSSYVWADMVARMQRLRAAIRLAQTDPVAVERADGSEWLERQLAKLPEGVLTVVWHSVMWQYASPAQRERGRAALADAAARASESSPLGLLVFEPRRSNGTFELLLKLWPLGLSVRLGHGWGHGLPFTWAEQPWS; via the coding sequence GTGCTGGACAGCCGCGCCGGCTGCGACACGCACCCGGTCGACGTGACGACAACGGCCGGCCAACTGCGCCTGTCCTCGTACGTCTGGGCGGACATGGTGGCCCGGATGCAGCGGCTGCGGGCGGCGATCCGCTTGGCACAGACCGATCCCGTGGCCGTGGAGCGGGCCGACGGCTCGGAGTGGCTGGAACGCCAGTTGGCCAAGCTGCCCGAGGGCGTGCTGACCGTGGTGTGGCATTCGGTGATGTGGCAGTACGCCTCGCCGGCGCAACGGGAACGGGGCCGCGCCGCCCTGGCCGACGCCGCGGCCAGGGCCTCCGAGAGCAGTCCGCTCGGGCTGCTCGTGTTCGAGCCGCGGCGGTCCAACGGAACCTTCGAGTTGCTGCTGAAGCTGTGGCCGCTGGGGCTTTCGGTGCGGTTGGGCCACGGCTGGGGCCACGGCCTGCCGTTCACCTGGGCCGAACAGCCGTGGAGCTGA
- the corA gene encoding magnesium/cobalt transporter CorA: MPSLPSFSGLRGRSARTNGRVAPPVPVPLSAYVVDCGVYIDGKRLPGRWTHTDAVREVRKRREGFVWIGLYEPDEEQIQGVADTFGLHELAVEDAVQAHQRPKLERYDDTLFMVLKTVHYIEHDSPDTANEIVETGELMVFLGKDFVVTVRHGKHAGVGTLRRQLEDDPERLSMGPSAVLHAIADMAVDSYLAVTEAIEDDIDEMEVQVFAPRTAVDSEQIYLMKREVLELRRAVMPLAVPLRRLSEGYITLVPEEVRSYFRDVEDHLTTVSEHIASFDELLSTLIDAALAKITLQQNTDMRKITAWAAIISVPTMIAGIYGMNFEDMPELHWRFGYPIIIGVIILSCLLLYRILRRNRWL, encoded by the coding sequence ATGCCCAGCCTGCCCTCGTTCAGCGGTCTGCGCGGTCGGTCCGCCCGCACCAACGGGCGGGTCGCGCCGCCCGTCCCAGTGCCCCTGTCGGCGTACGTCGTCGACTGCGGCGTGTACATCGACGGAAAGCGCCTGCCCGGGCGCTGGACGCACACCGACGCCGTGCGCGAGGTCCGCAAGCGCCGCGAGGGCTTCGTCTGGATCGGCCTGTACGAGCCGGACGAGGAGCAGATCCAGGGCGTGGCCGACACGTTCGGGCTGCACGAGCTGGCCGTGGAGGACGCGGTGCAGGCGCATCAGCGGCCCAAGCTGGAGCGCTACGACGACACGCTGTTCATGGTGCTCAAGACCGTGCACTACATCGAGCACGACTCACCGGACACTGCCAACGAGATCGTCGAGACCGGCGAGCTGATGGTGTTCCTGGGCAAGGACTTCGTGGTCACGGTGCGGCACGGCAAGCACGCCGGCGTCGGCACGCTGCGCCGGCAGCTGGAGGACGACCCGGAGCGCCTGTCCATGGGCCCGTCCGCGGTGCTGCACGCCATCGCCGACATGGCGGTGGACTCCTACCTCGCGGTGACCGAGGCCATCGAGGACGACATCGACGAGATGGAGGTGCAGGTCTTCGCACCGCGCACCGCCGTCGACTCCGAGCAGATCTACCTGATGAAGCGGGAAGTCCTCGAGCTGCGCCGCGCGGTGATGCCGCTGGCGGTGCCGCTGCGCCGGCTGTCCGAGGGCTACATCACACTGGTGCCGGAGGAGGTCCGTTCCTACTTCCGGGACGTCGAGGACCACCTGACCACGGTGTCCGAGCACATCGCCAGCTTCGACGAGCTGCTCAGCACGCTGATCGACGCCGCGCTGGCCAAGATCACGCTCCAGCAGAACACGGACATGCGCAAGATCACCGCATGGGCCGCCATCATCTCGGTGCCGACCATGATCGCCGGCATCTACGGCATGAACTTCGAGGACATGCCGGAACTGCACTGGCGTTTCGGGTACCCGATCATCATCGGCGTCATCATCCTGAGCTGCCTGCTGCTCTACCGAATACTCCGTCGCAACCGCTGGCTGTAG
- a CDS encoding MaoC family dehydratase yields the protein MQFGRYFEEFEVGAVYKHWPGKTVTEYDDHLFCLLTMNHHPLHMDAHYAGETTDFGKNVVVGNYIYSLLLGMSVPDISGKAIANLEVESLRHIAPTFHGDTIYGESEVLDKTPSKSKDDRGIVYVETRGYKQDGTVVCVYRRKVMVPKRSYGDSRGGEQPGRPEPKL from the coding sequence GTGCAGTTCGGGCGTTATTTCGAGGAGTTCGAGGTCGGCGCGGTCTACAAGCACTGGCCGGGCAAAACGGTCACCGAGTACGACGACCACCTGTTCTGCCTGCTGACCATGAACCACCACCCGCTGCACATGGACGCGCACTACGCGGGCGAGACCACCGATTTCGGCAAGAACGTGGTGGTGGGCAACTACATCTACTCGCTGCTGCTGGGCATGTCGGTGCCGGACATCTCCGGCAAGGCCATCGCCAACCTGGAGGTCGAGTCGCTGCGGCACATCGCGCCGACCTTCCACGGCGACACCATCTACGGCGAGTCCGAGGTGTTGGACAAGACTCCGTCCAAGTCCAAGGACGACCGCGGCATCGTGTACGTCGAGACCCGCGGCTACAAGCAGGACGGGACGGTGGTGTGCGTGTACCGGCGCAAGGTCATGGTGCCCAAGCGCTCCTACGGCGACAGCCGTGGCGGCGAGCAGCCCGGCCGTCCCGAGCCGAAGCTGTAG
- a CDS encoding DUF2332 domain-containing protein: MKARARLREFAEGDAAAVSPLYQLLASNAAEDDEVAALLGDRDPELLLAAVHRLVQAEPIHPLSAYYATLGGASGPDDGTWPLWRQFVLERADRVRALVAERSLRTDDVRRAALLYPAVALAAKQARGPIALLTVGSCAGFLLLMDKFGYRYQVGAAGQFVAGPTKTPLGLHCVLGGEPPTLPKKLAVKAKVGLDAHPIDADDPDEFAWLEACVWADQPERVRSLGVAAAMLAKEAPELVAGDPVDGLADAAGRLPDELPLVVVDSGLRLGERAGEYVAALGKLAAGRPLWWASDEPYESGLHVLMPGRVDLPGEPGEGLLGVVRWLDGQPQAQALARTGRHGQRLEWLPPAG, translated from the coding sequence GTGAAGGCGCGGGCCCGGCTCCGGGAGTTCGCCGAGGGGGACGCCGCCGCGGTGTCCCCGCTCTACCAGCTGCTGGCTTCCAACGCGGCCGAGGACGACGAGGTGGCGGCGCTGCTCGGCGACCGGGACCCCGAGCTGCTGCTGGCCGCGGTGCACCGGCTGGTGCAGGCCGAGCCGATCCATCCGCTGTCGGCCTACTACGCCACGCTCGGCGGCGCCTCCGGCCCGGACGACGGCACGTGGCCGCTGTGGCGGCAGTTCGTGCTGGAACGGGCCGACCGGGTCCGCGCGCTGGTGGCGGAGCGCTCCTTGCGTACGGACGACGTGCGCAGGGCCGCGCTGCTGTATCCGGCGGTGGCGCTGGCGGCCAAGCAGGCCCGTGGGCCGATCGCGCTGCTGACCGTCGGCTCGTGCGCCGGCTTCCTGCTGCTGATGGACAAGTTCGGCTACCGCTACCAGGTCGGCGCGGCCGGGCAGTTCGTCGCCGGCCCGACCAAGACGCCGCTCGGCCTGCACTGCGTGCTCGGCGGGGAGCCGCCGACGCTGCCCAAGAAGCTGGCGGTCAAGGCCAAGGTCGGGCTGGACGCGCATCCCATCGACGCCGACGACCCGGACGAGTTCGCCTGGCTGGAGGCCTGCGTGTGGGCCGACCAGCCGGAGCGGGTGCGTTCGCTGGGCGTGGCGGCGGCGATGCTGGCCAAGGAGGCGCCGGAGCTGGTGGCCGGCGACCCGGTGGACGGGCTGGCCGACGCGGCCGGTCGGCTGCCCGACGAGCTGCCGCTGGTCGTGGTGGACAGCGGGCTGCGGCTGGGCGAGCGGGCCGGCGAGTACGTGGCCGCGCTGGGCAAGCTGGCCGCCGGCCGGCCGTTGTGGTGGGCGAGCGACGAGCCGTACGAGTCGGGGCTGCACGTGCTGATGCCGGGACGCGTTGATCTTCCGGGTGAACCGGGGGAGGGGCTGCTCGGTGTGGTCCGATGGCTTGACGGGCAACCCCAGGCTCAGGCGCTGGCCCGGACCGGGCGGCACGGCCAGCGGCTGGAGTGGTTGCCACCGGCCGGGTGA
- a CDS encoding NUDIX hydrolase yields MVSDDAQRTRCVGGIAHDPQGRLLLVKRGKPPGQGLWSIPGGRVEHGESDERAVERELLEETGLRVIVGHLIGTVVRPAPVGVFDIHDYSCQALAGPLRPGDDAADAAWVDAETFATLERRNLLTEGLAAALTSWNVLPR; encoded by the coding sequence ATGGTCTCTGATGACGCACAGCGTACCCGCTGCGTCGGCGGAATCGCACACGACCCGCAGGGCCGACTTTTGCTCGTTAAGCGCGGCAAACCGCCAGGTCAGGGCTTGTGGTCCATCCCAGGCGGCCGAGTGGAGCACGGCGAGTCCGACGAGCGGGCGGTCGAGCGTGAGCTACTGGAGGAAACCGGACTCAGAGTCATCGTCGGTCACCTGATCGGAACGGTGGTCCGTCCAGCTCCGGTGGGCGTTTTCGACATCCATGACTACTCCTGCCAGGCATTAGCCGGACCGCTCCGGCCGGGCGACGACGCGGCCGACGCGGCCTGGGTCGATGCCGAGACCTTCGCCACACTCGAACGCCGCAACCTCCTCACGGAGGGTCTCGCCGCCGCCCTGACCTCGTGGAACGTCCTCCCCAGATGA
- a CDS encoding PH domain-containing protein, whose amino-acid sequence MFAPRDPDEYLLGTERRVIRVRRHWATLLWDIFEAAALLTGAVLISHLLPSDAAVFQNILWYAALLVLLRFAYFVIEWWVERIVVTDKRFMITSGVFVTKVAMMPVTKVTDLTYERSLGGRMFGYGTLIVESAGQIQALNKIEYLPRPEEVYDAISELVFGDKKAQAERFSMIKAQRAARGKKMVP is encoded by the coding sequence GTGTTCGCACCCAGGGATCCAGACGAGTATCTGCTCGGCACCGAGCGCAGGGTCATCCGGGTGCGTCGGCACTGGGCCACACTGCTCTGGGACATCTTCGAGGCGGCGGCGCTGCTGACGGGCGCGGTGCTGATCTCGCACCTGCTGCCGTCCGACGCGGCGGTCTTCCAGAACATCCTGTGGTACGCGGCGCTGCTGGTGCTGCTGCGGTTCGCCTACTTCGTCATCGAGTGGTGGGTCGAGCGGATCGTGGTCACCGACAAGCGCTTCATGATCACCAGCGGTGTGTTCGTGACCAAGGTGGCCATGATGCCGGTCACCAAGGTCACCGACCTGACCTACGAGCGAAGTCTCGGCGGCCGCATGTTCGGCTACGGGACCTTGATCGTGGAGTCGGCCGGCCAGATCCAGGCGCTCAACAAGATCGAGTACCTGCCCCGGCCGGAAGAGGTCTACGACGCCATCTCGGAACTGGTGTTCGGGGACAAGAAGGCCCAGGCCGAACGGTTCTCCATGATCAAGGCGCAACGCGCCGCCCGCGGCAAGAAGATGGTGCCGTGA
- a CDS encoding class I SAM-dependent DNA methyltransferase yields MPTSPADLDAVRDSYDRVADNYVEMLKNDGMGDIRRHPWLLAALDVFADAVRGLGPVLDVGCGPGTVTAYLAERGVDVSGVDLSPRMIEHARQLHPECRFSVGSSTELELAEASYGGLMGWWSMFNLPREVLAEVVANYAKALVPGGQFIIGTHVGDGEVQRTECYGGVPVNWTTYRWQPDQLAAVIEQTGLSITADLRLPRDEFSGPGVILVAKRTG; encoded by the coding sequence ATGCCCACCTCTCCGGCCGACCTCGACGCCGTGCGCGACTCCTACGACCGTGTGGCCGACAACTACGTCGAGATGCTCAAGAACGACGGCATGGGCGACATCCGGCGCCATCCCTGGCTGCTGGCCGCCCTGGACGTGTTCGCCGACGCGGTCCGCGGCCTCGGTCCCGTGCTCGACGTGGGTTGCGGGCCCGGCACCGTGACGGCCTACCTGGCCGAGCGCGGCGTGGACGTCTCCGGCGTCGACCTGTCGCCGCGCATGATCGAGCACGCCCGCCAGCTGCATCCCGAGTGCCGGTTCAGCGTCGGCTCGTCGACCGAGCTGGAGCTGGCCGAGGCCTCGTACGGCGGGCTGATGGGCTGGTGGTCGATGTTCAACCTGCCCCGTGAGGTGCTGGCCGAGGTGGTGGCCAACTACGCCAAGGCCCTGGTGCCCGGTGGCCAGTTCATCATCGGCACGCACGTCGGCGACGGCGAGGTCCAGCGGACCGAGTGCTACGGCGGCGTCCCGGTCAACTGGACCACGTACCGCTGGCAGCCCGACCAGCTCGCTGCCGTGATCGAGCAGACCGGCCTGAGCATCACCGCCGACCTCCGGCTGCCCCGCGACGAGTTCAGCGGGCCCGGCGTCATTCTGGTGGCCAAGCGGACGGGGTGA
- a CDS encoding PHP domain-containing protein — MPIDLHAHTSCSDGTDSPTELMAAAAAAGLDAVAITDHDTTAGWAEAAAAVPPGMRLIRGAELSCESPDGRGGTCTVHLLAYLFDSESSALKVEQSRLRAERRARLRRMAEKMAADGFAVDPDDVMGRLPADSPGGRPHLAQALIRAGVVRTVDEAFAKYLGTGSRYHAPRTDTLVETAIDMIADAGGVTVLAHPFASSRGPIVTASVIADLADRGLSGIEIDHPDHDRPTRDRLRALAADLSLVVTGSSDYHGTNKVVRLGQETTAPDMLDALVDKASGSQVVTG, encoded by the coding sequence GTGCCCATTGACCTGCATGCCCACACGTCCTGCTCCGACGGCACCGACTCGCCGACGGAGCTGATGGCGGCCGCGGCCGCCGCGGGCCTCGATGCCGTGGCGATCACGGACCACGACACGACGGCGGGCTGGGCGGAGGCGGCCGCGGCGGTGCCGCCGGGCATGCGGCTGATCCGGGGCGCGGAGCTGTCGTGCGAGTCGCCGGACGGGCGCGGCGGCACCTGCACGGTGCACCTGCTGGCCTACCTGTTCGACAGCGAGTCGTCCGCGCTGAAGGTCGAACAGAGCCGGCTGCGGGCGGAGCGCCGGGCCCGGCTGCGGCGGATGGCCGAGAAGATGGCGGCCGACGGCTTCGCCGTCGACCCCGACGACGTGATGGGCCGGCTGCCGGCGGACTCGCCCGGCGGCCGGCCCCACCTGGCCCAGGCTCTGATCCGGGCCGGCGTCGTCCGCACGGTCGACGAGGCGTTCGCCAAGTACCTCGGCACCGGCAGCCGGTACCACGCGCCCCGTACGGACACGCTGGTCGAGACGGCGATCGACATGATCGCCGACGCCGGCGGCGTGACGGTGCTGGCCCACCCGTTCGCCAGCTCGCGGGGCCCGATCGTGACGGCCTCGGTGATCGCCGACCTGGCCGACCGCGGCCTGTCCGGCATCGAGATCGACCACCCCGACCACGACCGGCCGACCCGGGACCGGCTGCGGGCGCTGGCCGCCGACCTGTCGCTGGTCGTCACCGGGTCGAGCGACTACCACGGCACGAACAAGGTCGTCAGGCTCGGACAGGAGACGACCGCGCCCGACATGCTGGACGCGCTCGTCGACAAGGCGAGCGGAAGCCAGGTGGTCACCGGGTGA
- a CDS encoding MarC family protein, translating into MIFNVTLYLTATITLTVIMDPTGNIPVFLSLVGRRSRESRNKAARQGVLVSLGVISAFAIGGEAILSYLGIGIPALQGAGGLLLLLIALDLLTGKGTSQPEAVEDVNIALVPLGTPLLAGPGAIAATIVFVRQANGQIASYLALAAAILTVHLINYLVLRYSGLVIRLIKDSGIVLVAKIAGLLLAAIAVQLVAESVKGFINGAV; encoded by the coding sequence GTGATCTTCAACGTCACGCTCTACCTCACGGCCACCATCACGCTGACCGTGATCATGGACCCGACCGGCAACATCCCGGTCTTCCTCAGCCTGGTCGGCCGGCGCAGCCGCGAGTCACGCAACAAGGCGGCGCGGCAAGGCGTGCTGGTGTCGCTGGGCGTGATCTCGGCCTTCGCCATCGGCGGCGAGGCCATCCTGTCCTACCTCGGCATCGGCATCCCGGCGCTGCAGGGCGCCGGCGGTTTACTGCTGTTGCTGATCGCGCTGGATCTGTTGACGGGCAAGGGCACCAGCCAGCCGGAGGCGGTCGAGGACGTCAACATCGCGCTGGTGCCGCTGGGCACGCCGCTGCTGGCCGGGCCCGGCGCCATCGCCGCGACGATCGTGTTCGTACGGCAGGCCAACGGACAGATCGCCAGCTACCTCGCATTGGCCGCGGCGATCCTGACCGTGCACCTGATCAACTACCTGGTGCTGCGGTACTCCGGCCTGGTCATCCGGCTGATCAAGGACAGCGGCATCGTGCTGGTGGCCAAGATCGCCGGTCTGCTGCTGGCGGCCATCGCGGTGCAGCTGGTGGCCGAGTCGGTGAAGGGGTTCATCAACGGCGCGGTGTGA
- a CDS encoding RecB family exonuclease produces the protein MPDQLGLFESMPPKLVRVTPAKLATWTDCRRRYRMNYLDRPTPPKAGGWAHNTLGAVVHNALRAFFDLPLERRTPEQAAALVTRNWKGDGFRDVDQQALYRDRAREWVAHYVEDTDVSDDPIGLERWVSAPAGRIIAEGRVDRIDVRDGELVIVDYKTGRHALSTDDARGSQALALYAIAARRTLRKQCHRVELHHLPTRSVAAWEHTDDSLARHVARAEESADELTVAGDTLAAGGDPDILFPPQPGRQCSWCDFRRSCPEGGAVAEELEPWSMLAP, from the coding sequence GTGCCAGATCAGCTCGGACTGTTCGAGTCCATGCCGCCCAAGCTGGTGCGCGTCACGCCGGCCAAGCTCGCCACCTGGACGGACTGCCGACGCCGCTACCGGATGAACTACCTTGACCGGCCGACGCCGCCCAAGGCCGGCGGCTGGGCGCACAACACCCTCGGCGCGGTGGTGCACAACGCCCTGCGGGCGTTCTTCGACCTGCCGCTGGAGCGGCGAACACCCGAGCAGGCGGCGGCCCTGGTCACCCGCAACTGGAAGGGCGACGGCTTCCGCGACGTCGACCAGCAGGCGCTTTACCGTGACCGGGCAAGGGAGTGGGTCGCGCACTACGTCGAGGACACGGACGTGAGCGACGATCCGATCGGCCTCGAGCGCTGGGTTTCCGCGCCGGCCGGGCGAATCATCGCCGAGGGCCGGGTCGACCGGATCGACGTGCGCGACGGCGAACTGGTCATCGTGGACTACAAGACCGGCCGCCACGCGCTGTCCACCGACGACGCCCGTGGCTCGCAAGCCCTTGCCCTGTATGCGATCGCGGCCCGTCGCACGTTGCGCAAGCAGTGCCATCGGGTCGAGCTTCACCACCTGCCGACGCGCTCGGTGGCAGCATGGGAGCACACCGACGACTCGCTCGCCCGGCACGTCGCCCGCGCCGAGGAGAGCGCCGACGAACTGACGGTGGCCGGCGACACGTTGGCCGCGGGCGGCGATCCCGACATCCTGTTCCCACCGCAGCCGGGCCGGCAGTGCTCGTGGTGCGACTTCCGGCGCAGCTGCCCGGAGGGCGGCGCGGTGGCCGAGGAGCTCGAACCGTGGTCGATGCTCGCGCCGTAG
- a CDS encoding alpha/beta hydrolase, whose product MPGYTGSKEDFAPLVDPIADAGIEVLAIDLPGQYESPGPDQESSYRPTALGTVLADLVAKIAADGRRVLLLGHSYGGLVVRAAVLAHAPVTGLTLMDSGPAELPPGDRRSALDSGETILREHGVEAAHQVLESRAAEDPGWADMPVELKEFRRKRFLRSAPAGLLGMADGLRYEPDLVTKLAAALRTAGSSALVICGEQDDAWSVASQRDMADRLDADFAVVTGAKHSPNTENPDGLLATILPTWRAWLADTP is encoded by the coding sequence GTGCCCGGCTACACCGGGTCCAAGGAGGACTTCGCACCGCTGGTCGACCCGATCGCCGATGCCGGCATCGAGGTGCTGGCCATCGACCTGCCCGGCCAGTACGAGTCGCCGGGCCCGGACCAGGAGTCGTCCTACCGGCCGACGGCGCTGGGCACCGTGCTGGCCGACCTGGTGGCCAAGATCGCCGCCGACGGGCGGCGGGTGCTGCTGCTCGGCCACTCCTACGGCGGCCTGGTGGTGCGGGCCGCGGTGCTGGCCCACGCGCCGGTGACCGGGTTGACGCTGATGGACTCCGGGCCGGCCGAGCTGCCGCCGGGTGACCGCCGCAGTGCCCTGGACTCCGGCGAGACGATCCTGCGTGAGCACGGCGTGGAGGCCGCGCACCAGGTGCTGGAGTCTCGCGCGGCCGAGGATCCCGGCTGGGCCGACATGCCGGTCGAGCTCAAGGAGTTCCGGCGCAAGCGGTTCCTGCGCTCCGCGCCGGCCGGGCTGCTCGGCATGGCCGACGGACTGCGCTACGAGCCGGACCTGGTGACCAAGCTGGCCGCCGCGCTGCGCACCGCCGGCTCCTCGGCCCTGGTGATCTGCGGCGAGCAGGACGACGCGTGGTCGGTGGCTTCGCAGCGGGACATGGCCGATCGTCTGGACGCCGACTTCGCCGTGGTCACCGGCGCGAAGCACTCCCCCAACACCGAGAACCCCGACGGCCTGCTCGCCACCATCCTCCCCACCTGGCGCGCCTGGCTGGCCGACACCCCCTAG